From Amphiprion ocellaris isolate individual 3 ecotype Okinawa chromosome 2, ASM2253959v1, whole genome shotgun sequence, a single genomic window includes:
- the stxbp3 gene encoding syntaxin-binding protein 3: MAAGSDHGLNRIVWKRIKDTIITDCRKSEVWKILILDPFTTKLLSSCCKMSDLMSEKITIVEDLYKSREPVLEMKAIYFMTPTAKCVEALIADFKPKPKYKAAYVYFTDYCPDELFNNMKLYCAKYIRVCKEINISFMPQEAQVFTCDNPEAFQSIYSPHCQDKKKKTLETLADQLVTLCATLDEYPGVRYKKDSNMVNAKTLAELVDNKLARHYEMDDSGKKKGKTQAQLLIVERGFDPVSPILHELTYQAMAYDLIDIQSDTYKYKSKDGAEKQALLNEDDMLWVKLRHKHIAEVSEQIPKMVKEISANKKQPDGKITISNLAQMMKKMPSFRKQLTEKTVHLQLAEDCMKHFSNNVEKLCKAEQDLAVGLDVDGQKVKDPMRTLLPVLLHPYSTHDKIRAVLLYIFSLNGTTDENLSKLIQHVKIEDQREFILNWKELGVPIITSSSIFNRKPPRRDRSQEEKYNLSRWTPVIKDVMEDAVENKLDTREWPHQSECPAAWNGSGAVSARQKHKASAQDERRTGSRLIIFVIGGITYSEMRSAYEVTQAVKSCEVIIGSSHILTPTSLLDDIKVLSKGPMEVFTIDERSNA, from the exons atggCAGCAGGCTCAGATCACGGGCTGAACAGGATAGTTTGGAAAA GAATAAAAGACACAATAATTACAGACTGCAGAAAATCTGAAGTATGGAAG ATATTGATTCTGGATCCCTTCACCACCAAGCTGCTCTCATCATGCTGCAAAATGTCAGATCTGATGTCAGAGAAAATAACAA TTGTGGAGGACCTGTACAAAAGCAGAGAGCCTGTTCTAGAAATGAAGGCCATCTACTTCATGACGCCAACTGCTAAG tGTGTGGAGGCCCTCATAGCTGACTTCAAGCCCAAACCTAAATACAAAGCAGCCTATGTTTATTTCACTGACT ACTGCCCCGATGAACTGTTCAACAACATGAAGCTGTACTGTGCAAAGTACATACGCGTCTGTAAGGAAATAAACATCTCCTTCATGCCACAAGAAGCACAA GTGTTCACATGTGATAATCCGGAGGCTTTCCAAAGCATCTACAGTCCCCACtgtcaggacaaaaaaaagaagacactgGAGACGCTCGCTGACCAGCTCGTCACTCTGTGTGCCACGTTGGACGAGTACCCAGGAGTCAGATACAAGAA AGACAGCAACATGGTGAATGCCAAAACTCTTGCAGAACTGGTTGACAATAAGTTGGCAAGACACTACGAGATGGATGACAGTGGTAAGAAAAAG GGAAAGACACAGGCCCAACTGCTGATAGTGGAAAGAGGTTTTGACCCTGTGAGTCCAATCCTGCATGAACTGACCTACCAGGCCATGGCCTATGACCTCATTGATATCCAGAGCGACACGTACAA aTACAAGTCCAAAGATGGCGCAGAGAAGCAGGCCCTGCTGAACGAGGATGACATGCTCTGGGTTAAGCTCAGGCACAAGCACATTGCTGAGGTCTCAGA aCAAATCCCCAAGATGGTAAAAGAAATATCTGCGAACAAGAAACAGCCGGATGGAAAG ATCACAATTAGCAATTTGGCCCAAATGATGAAGAAGATGCCTTCATTCCGTAAACAGCTGACTGAG AAAACTGTTCATCTGCAGTTGGCTGAGGACTGCATGAAACACTTTTCAAACAACGTGGAGAAACTCTGCAAAGCTGAACAG gaCCTGGCAGTAGGTTTGGATGTGGATGGACAGAAGGTGAAAGATCCTATGAGGACTCTGCTGCCGGTTCTGCTCCACCCGTACAGTACCCATGACAAGATCAGAGCTGTGCTGCTCTACATCTTCAGCCTCAACG GAACAACAGATGAGAACTTGAGCAAACTTATCCAGCATGTGAAGATTGAGGACCAACGAGAGTTTATTCTGAACTGGAAAGAACTGGGAGTCCCTATAATTACATCG TCTAGTATCTTCAATCGCAAACCACCCCGACGGGATCGCTCCCAGGAGGAGAAGTACAACCTGTCAAGATGGACTCCTGTCATAAAAGACGTGATGGAG GATGCTGTGGAGAACAAACTGGACACCAGAGAATGGCCGCACCAGTCGGAGTGTCCCGCTGCCTGGAATGGCTCTGGGGCTGTCAG tGCCCGCCAGAAGCACAAAGCCAGCGCTCAGGATGAACGTCGGACCGGCTCACGTCTCATCATCTTTGTTATAGGAGGAATCACTTACTCTGAGATGCGCTCTGCCTACGAGGTCACCCAGGCAGTGAAATCCTGCGAGGTCATCATAG GGTCTTCGCACATTTTGACTCCCACCAGTCTCCTGGATGACATCAAGGTCCTGAGCAAAGGCCCGATGGAAGTATTTACAATAGATGAAAGGAGCAACGCCTGA
- the LOC111588459 gene encoding fibronectin type III domain-containing protein 7-like, producing MSAMKWLVILFLLGVCLQAAAQSGFQASVFAATSRTVIVRWTGYSGATSYKISVAPRNSPNNFIAFATFGPNTVMGSVTSLSENVEYTFTVEALDDSQTALATASIDSSTAPDEMEPIQRVKPKDSRTLIVVFNPKARATQYVIRIQNSDGFFREDTVSSSPAEIESLTPYTEYSLSILAENSAGPSQPSSSVTGKTVLPPPQLSSSSPSNDSIIVSWAPVTHAVQYSLSISKLGSNSSIHNTSNTNMTISGLDAGSLYVIQVFAWDTEGRKGEGSLHINQITRPPTPSSVRVSVVKNNHVAGLSVSWNIDQVVHGPIMYHVMSDQNLTCNSTSSSCTLPAVGCGEVHTIQVTASNEAGPGHPSSPEVFITFPCPPQSLAVVESTEGNCTVRWETVPHADSYTAFIKKNDGSEGTCNTTSNNCTFHCQCGYTYVMFVLAFNEAGGSPEGQPLNYTTLPCCPENVSVSSVSTDTLEIMWTASQGADVYETRAADTSEVILCNDTAPVCALSDLSCDREYTVVVTPCNEFSGCNRACRAHTKGTAPCMPMNLMLNPKNSSCISVSWTGNNRAANYTVTAGGDDGIHSCTTSGTTCDITDLPCGSTYQVSVTATSAAGQSLPSYTDSLETEPCCPMNLTVDQVTQAMTNVSWSHAKGAHSFITSLTSPRGHARCHTQDSHCLMGCITCGTNYTVTMEAVSHSGHKSSCTYQGFSSSACCPSGVRLYRMASNSLRVFWRSGSSHSSVAELVGIINNYTCTASPGENSCDIGNIQCGDVYHVVVAPLTAEGSKVLFCPQRFYSVTCSGSKVGTVIYRGKRSVD from the exons ATGAGTGCCATGAAGTGGTTGGTGATTTTATTCTTGCTGGGCGTATGCTTACAG GCTGCAGCTCAATCAG GTTTTCAAGCATCTGTGTTCGCTGCAACATCCAGGACCGTCATTGTCAGATGGACCGGGTACTCAGGAGCCACCTCGTACAAGATCAGCGTTGCCCCCCGAAACTCACCAAACAACTTCATCGCTTTTGCCACATTTGGGCCAAACACAGTGATGGGCTCTGTCACGTCTTTGTCAGAGAACGTTGAGTATACCTTCACAGTTGAAGCTCTGGATGATTCCCAAACAGCACTGGCCACTGCATCTATTGACTCGTCAACAG CCCCCGATGAAATGGAGCCCATCCAGAGAGTGAAGCCGAAAGACAGCAGGACCTTGATTGTTGTGTTTAACCCGAAAGCCAGGGCAACACAGTACGTCATTAGAATCCAAAACAGCGATGGTTTCTTCAGAGAGGACACAGTGTCCTCGTCCCCCGCTGAGATCGAGTCCCTCACACCGTACACTGAGTACTCACTCAGCATCCTGGCGGAGAACAGCGCAGGCCCCAGCCAGCCATCAAGTTCTGTGACTGGAAAGACAG TCTTGCCTCCTCCtcagctctcctcctcctctccgaGCAACGACAGTATCATCGTGTCCTGGGCCCCAGTTACTCACGCCGTCCAGTACTCCCTGTCTATATCCAAGCTCGGCTCAAACAGCAGCATCCACAACACCTCCAACACCAACATGACCATCTCCGGTCTGGATGCTGGATCCCTCTACGTCATCCAGGTCTTCGCCTGGGACACCGAGGGCCGCAAGGGAGAAGGAAGCCTGCACATCAACCAGATCACAC GACCTCCAACTCCATCCTCTGTCCGTGTGTCTGTGGTGAAGAATAATCATGTTGCAGGACTCTCTGTGTCCTGGAACATCGACCAGGTTGTTCATGGACCCATCATGTACCATGTGATGAGTGACCAGAACCTCACCTGTAACTCCACATCCAGCTCCTGCACTCTGCCTGCAGTGGGCTGCGGAGAGGTTCACACTATCCAGGTCACCGCCTCCAACGAGGCCGGACCCGGCCATCCGTCCAGCCCCGAGGTCTTCATCACCT tcCCCTGCCCTCCACAGTCTTTGGCTGTTGTGGAGTCAACAGAAGGAAACTGCACTGTGAGGTGGGAGACGGTACCTCACGCTGACAGCTACACGGCCTTCATCAAGAAAAATGACGGCAGCGAGGGGACCTGCAACACCACCAGCAACAACTGCACCTTCCACTGCCAGTGTGGCTACACATACGTGATGTTTGTGTTGGCGTTCAACGAGGCCGGCGGCAGCCCTGAAGGCCAGCCTCTCAACTACACCACCT TGCCCTGCTGTCCAGAGAACGTATCCGTCTCCTCTGTGAGCACTGACACTCTGGAGATCATGTGGACGGCCTCTCAGGGAGCAGATGTGTACGAGACTCGAGCTGCAGACACTTCAGAGGTCATCCTGTGTAATGACACAGCACCGGTGTGCGCCCTGTCTGACCTCAGCTGTGACAGAGAATACACTGTGGTGGTGACACCCTGCAATGAATTTAGTGGATGTAACCGTGCTTGCAGAGCTCACACCAAAGGCACAG CTCCCTGCATGCCAATGAATCTGATGCTGAATCCGAAGAACTCCTCCTGCATCAGTGTGAGCTGGACAGGAAACAACAGAGCTGCTAACTACACTGTGACTGCAGGTGGAGACGACGGCATCCACTCCTGCACCACCAGCGGGACCACCTGCGACATCACTGACCTTCCCTGTGGCTCCACCTACCAAGTCAGCGTCACAGCAACCAGCGCCGCCGGCCAGAGTTTACCCAGCTACACCGACTCTCTGGAAACAG AACCCTGCTGTCCGATGAATCTAACAGTCGATCAGGTGACTCAGGCGATGACCAACGTCTCCTGGTCTCATGCTAAAGGCGCTCACTCCTTCATCACCTCCCTGACTTCACCTCGTGGTCACGCCCGCTGCCACACCCAGGACTCCCACTGCCTCATGGGATGCATCACCTGCGGCACCAACTACACCGTCACCATGGAGGCAGTCAGCCACAGCGGCCACAAGTCCAGCTGCACCTACCAGGGCTTTTCATCCA GTGCCTGCTGTCCGTCCGGTGTCAGGCTGTACAGGATGGCCAGTAACTCTCTGAGGGTTTTCTGGCGCAGCGGCAGCAGCCACAGCTCCGTGGCAGAGCTGGTGGGCATCATCAACAACTACACCTGCACCGCTTCTCCAGGAGAGAACAGCTGTGACATTGGCAACATCCAGTGTGGAGACGTCTACCATGTGGTGGTGGCTCCACTCACAGCAGAGGGCAGCAAAGTCCTCTTCTGCCCCCAGAGATTTTACTCAG TCACTTGTTCAGGGAGCAAAGTTGGCACAG TGATTTACAGAGGGAAGAGAAGTGTGGACTAG